A single window of Falco rusticolus isolate bFalRus1 chromosome 6, bFalRus1.pri, whole genome shotgun sequence DNA harbors:
- the PDCD2 gene encoding programmed cell death protein 2 — MAERGVELGFAEAAGPDSAWRLRSAYFPSKVGGRPAWLGEAGLPGPATLRCGRCQQPCAFLLQLYAPLPHRPDAFHRTLFVFACRDAACYRLPGPRGPLCVFRNQLPRRNDTYPEEPPPEEPPPGPAAALPRRLGCGAALCRVCGCLGPRACGRCRRAAYCGPEHQALDWRQGHRRVCGQLAAGDDSESAIPEHNEFLFPEYEILIEPEEPEFPADGSVDSDDGEETVDTSKDPKEQEELRATGSAGEAFQSLDEETLEAMAKQETEEDKIFRMFKERVAAEPEQIIRYCRGGEGPVWVSGENIPEEKDIPDCLCGAKRVFEFQIMPQLLNHLQVDSLGESIDWGTLVVYTCADNCGEGSEYLEEFIWKQDFSAGSI, encoded by the exons ATGGCGGAGCGCGGCGTGGAGCTGGGCTTCGCCGAGGCGGCGGGGCCCGACAGCGCCTGGCGGCTGCGCAGCGCCTACTTCCCCAGCAAGGTCGGGGGGCGGCCGGCGTGGCTGGGCGAGGCCGGGCTGCCGGGCCCCGCCACCCTGCGCTGCGgccgctgccagcagccctgcgccttcctgctgcagctgtacGCGCCGCTGCCCCACCGCCCCGACGCCTTCCACCGCACCCTCTTCGTCTTCGCCTGCCGCGACGCCGCCTGCTACCGCCTGCCGGGTCCGCGGGGGCCCCTCTGCG TGTTCCGGAACCAGCTGCCGCGGCGGAACGACACCTACCCCGAGGAGCCGCCCCCCGaggagccgccgccgggccccgccgccgcgctcccccgcCGGCTCGGCTGCGGCGCCGCGCTCTGCCGCGTCTGCGGCTGCCTGGGGCCCCGCGCCTGCGGGCGCTGCCGACGCGCCGCCTACTGCGGCCCCGAGCACCAGGCGCTGGACTGGCGGCAGGGGCACCGGCGGGTCTGCGGGCAGCTGGCCGCCGGAG ATGACTCGGAGAGTGCAATTCCAGAGCATAATGAATTCCTATTTCCAGAATATGAAATTTTGATAGAACCTGAGGAACCAGAATTTCCTGCTGATGGCAGTGTGGATTCTGATGATGGTGAAGAAACTGTAGATACATCAAAGGACCCAAAAGAACAAGAGGAACTCAGAGCTACAGGCAGTGCAG gtGAAGCATTTCAGTCCTTGGATGAAGAGACATTGGAAGCGATGGCAAAACAGGAGACTGAAGAAGACAAGATCTTCCGAATGTTTAAAGAACGAGTAGCTGCTGAACCAGAACAG ATTATAAGAtactgcagaggaggagaaggccCAGTCTGGGTATCAGGTGAAAAtattcctgaagaaaaagataTCCCAGATTGTTTATGTGGTGCCAAAAGGGTTTTTGAATTCCAG atTATGCCACAGCTCCTGAACCACCTTCAGGTTGACAGCCTTGGAGAGAGCATTGACTGGGGAACACTAGTGGTGTACACCTGTGCTGACAACTGTGGTGAGGGAAGTGAATACCTGGAAGAGTTCATATGGAAACAAGACTTCTCTGCAGGCTCTATCTAA
- the LOC119149653 gene encoding TATA-box-binding protein yields the protein MDQNNSLPPYAQGLASPQGAMTPGIPIFSPMMPYGTGLTPQPVQSTNSLSILEEQQRQQQQQQQQQAVQQSTSQQATQGTSGQTPQLFHSQTLTTAPLPGTTPLYTSPMTPMTPITPATPASESSGIVPQLQNIVSTVNLGCKLDLKTIALRARNAEYNPKRFAAVIMRIREPRTTALIFSSGKMVCTGAKSEEQSRLAARKYARVVQKLGFPAKFLDFKIQNMVGSCDVKFPIRLEGLVLTHQQFSSYEPELFPGLIYRMIKPRIVLLIFVSGKVVLTGAKVRAEIYEAFENIYPILKGFRKTT from the exons ATGGATCAGAACAACAGCTTGCCACCCTATGCTCAAGGCTTAGCCTCTCCTCAG GGTGCAATGACTCCAGGAATTCCAATTTTTAGCCCGATGATGCCGTATGGCACAGGACTGACACCACAGCCTGTCCAGAGCACCAACAGTCTGTCCATCCTAGAGGaacagcagcggcagcagcagcagcagcagcagcagcaagcagtgcAGCAATCTACATCACAGCAAGCAACGCAAGGAACATCTGGTCAAACTCCCCAGCTCTTCCACTCACAGACTCTTACCACAGCCCCTTTACCGGGAACCACACCTCTGTACACCTCTCCAATGACTCCAATGACTCCCATAACTCCTGCAACACCAGCGTCGGAGAGCTCTGGGATAGTGCCACAGCTACA GAATATTGTGTCCACGGTGAATCTTGGTTGCAAACTTGACCTAAAAACTATTGCGCTTCGTGCCCGAAATGCTGAATATAATCCCAAG CGTTTCGCTGCTGTTATTATGAGAATAAGAGAACCACGTACTACTGCGCTTATATTCAGCTCTGGAAAAATGGTGTGCACAGGAGCAAAAAG TGAGGAGCAATCCAGACTGGCAGCGAGGAAGTATGCAAGAGTTGTTCAGAAACTGGgttttcctgcaaaatttttggattttaaaattcagaacatGGTGGGCAGCTGTGATGTGAAATTTCCCATCAGATTAGAAGGATTGGTACTCACACACCAGCAGTtcagcag CTACGAGCCAGAATTGTTTCCTGGCTTGATCTACAGAATGATCAAGCCAAGAATTgttctgcttatttttgtttctggaaaagTGGTTTTAACTG GTGCTAAAGTACGAGCAGAAATCTatgaagcatttgaaaacatCTATCCTATTTTAAAGGGATTCAGAAAGACAACGTAA